In a genomic window of Zingiber officinale cultivar Zhangliang chromosome 9B, Zo_v1.1, whole genome shotgun sequence:
- the LOC122023577 gene encoding uncharacterized protein LOC122023577 isoform X1 — translation MGDLQAWPPLANVGSLEEVCHPLQPHQLPVNPDPSVISAVNWQVAEKATQDVLRCIQPTVVSEHRRKSVVEYVQNLLKRCIGTEVFPFGSVPLKTYLPDGDIDLTAIGYPNSEDALANDVWSVLDGEERFKDAEFSVKDVQCINAEVKLVKCVVDNIVVDISFNQIGGLCTLCFLEKVHIKRAKSLGSATFKSKFDYFKVDRKIGKDHLFKRSIILIKAWCYYESRVLGAHHGLISTYALETLVLYVFHLFHKSLDGPLAVLYRFLDLYSKFEWDKHCVSLQGLVSVSSLPELVVVDMANSNASDLLFSNAFIKECVEKFSAPSRFSETSSKVFSKKHLNIVDPLKQNNNLGRSVSKGNFYRIRSAFTYGARKLGRILQLPMENIASEIGTFFTSTLERHGTGERPDVLSASINSSDELERHGTGERPDVLSASPYSSDDLHTSTTTKSGLNGDVPVKDLDSDCREPASLEALDLTVVDSSASSSHDQIGDSPSEDASRAQHLFFYTENGSKDVILDTLNLRDATSKDTSLSKSKVPREEIYYETELLGTNKLWLRTNSMPGSTGSIHGSSRISWNSKLSEHSVNADFSSEDNGNTRNPKCGKLSDLIGEFDLHDRNLRYALESQGQEYFMNQYIVHVRGLSPQYQKQHSWNGIHHRSIYPHMAPNHLIPASPFSPTAYPMNQSMITGVYCAKDVQKRGTGTYFPDPNSRSYKERQSPGRRKNPVSPNHLSRSRNNGRLDGQQDRNLLEEGNDEPLSQPHSPVYCVNDHGKPALLDAPQSQHSRPGFRGISNANDSVHQLNGKLEFGSLGPVPLRVSLEQSSRHESTSPSQHNAPTIAVNQRPSLSIKCERTIQPYQLKDEDDFPPLSG, via the exons ATGGGCGACCTGCAGGCCTGGCCGCCACTCGCCAACGTAGGCTCTTTGGAAGAGGTTTGCCACCCGCTGCAGCCGCATCAGCTTCCGGTTAACCCTGACCCATCGGTGATCAGCGCGGTAAACTGGCAGGTTGCCGAGAAGGCGACCCAAGATGTTCTCCGGTGCATTCAACCGACCGTGGTGTCCGAGCATAGGCGGAAAAGCGTTGTCGAGTATGTGCAGAATCTTTTGAAGAGATGTATTGGAACTGAG GTGTTTCCATTTGGATCAGTTCCATTGAAGACTTATCTTCCTGATGGAGATATTGATCTTACTGCAATAGGCTATCCAAATTCTGAAGATGCTCTGGCAAATGATGTCTGGTCTGTTCTTGATGGAGAAGAACGGTTCAAGGATGCTGAATTTTCAGTAAAGGATGTACAGTGTATTAATGCAGAG GTTAAACTTGTTAAATGCGTTGTTGATAACATTGTTGTGGATATATCCTTCAATCAGATTGGTGGGCTTTGTACTCTTTGCTTTCTAGAGAAGGTGCACATTAAAAGGGCTAAAAGCCTTGGCAGTGCAACATTTAAGTCAAAATTTGATTATTTCAAA GTTGATCGAAAAATTGGCAAGGACCATCTCTTCAAACGCAGTATAATATTGATAAAAGCTTGGTGCTACTATGAGAGTCGTGTTCTTGGTGCTCATCATGGTTTGATTTCTACATATGCACTGGAGACACTCGTGTTGTATGTTTTCCATCTCTTCCATAAATCTTTGGATGGTCCTTTAGCG GTTCTGTATAGGTTTCTGGACCTCTACAGCAAGTTTGAATGGGACAAGCACTGTGTCAGTTTACAAGGCTTGGTTTCTGTTTCATCATTGCCAGAACTAGTAGTAG TTGATATGGCAAACTCGAATGCGAGTGATTTACTGTTTAGCAATGCATTTATTAAGGAGTGTGTGGAGAAGTTTTCAGCTCCTTCAAGATTTTCAGAAACATCGTCCAAGGTGTTCTCAAAAAAGCACCTGAATATTGTGGACCCCCTAAAACAGAATAATAATCTTGGACGCAGTGTTAGCAAAG GTAACTTTTATCGTATACGAAGTGCATTTACTTATGGTGCTCGAAAACTTGGCCGGATACTTCAATTGCCTATGGAAAATATTGCTTCTGAAATTGGCACATTTTTTACAAGCACTCTGGAGAGGCATGGAACTGGAGAAAGACCAGATGTTCTATCTGCATCTATTAACTCATCAGATGAACTAGAGAGGCATGGAACCGGAGAAAGACCAGATGTTCTATCTGCATCTCCTTATTCATCAGATGATCTGCACACGAGCACTACAACGAAAAGTGGTCTCAATGGAGATGTTCCAGTTAAGGATTTGGATTCAGATTGCAGAGAGCCTGCTAGTTTAGAAGCTTTGGATTTGACTGTTGTTGATAGTTCTGCTTCTTCATCTCATGATCAGATTGGTGACTCACCATCAGAAGATGCTTCTCGTGCACAGCACTTATTCTTCTACACAGAAAATGGTTCTAAGGATGTGATACTTGATACTTTGAATTTGAGAGACGCCACAAGTAAAGATACATCTTTGAGCAAGTCTAAAGTCCCTAGGGAAGAAATCTACTATGAAACTGAGTTACTTGGTACTAATAAATTGTGGCTTAGAACCAACTCAATGCCTGGATCCACTGGAAGCATTCATGGGTCTTCAAGGATAAGTTGGAATTCCAAACTATCAGAACATTCAGTTAATGCAGATTTCTCAAGTGAGGACAATGGAAATACTAGAAATCCCAAGTGTGGCAAATTATCAGATCTCATTGGTGAATTCGATTTACATGATAGGAATCTCCGATATGCTTTGGAGTCACAGGGGCAAGAATATTTCATGAATCAATACATTGTCCATGTTCGTGGATTATCTCCTCAATATCAAAAGCAGCACTCATGGAATGGCATTCATCATAGGAGTATTTACCCTCATATGGCACCAAATCATCTGATTCCTGCATCGCCATTTTCTCCAACTGCCTACCCTATGAATCAATCAATGATAACTGGTGTTTATTGTGCTAAAGATGTCCAGAAAAGGGGAACTGGAACATACTTTCCTGATCCG AATTCTCGCTCATACAAAGAACGACAATCACCTGGGAGAAGAAAGAATCCAGTATCTCCAAATCATTTGTCAAGATCCCGCAATAACGGCCGTTTGGATGGGCAACAAGATAGGAACTTGCTAGAAGAAGGAAATGATGAACCATTGTCACAACCCCATTCACCTGTTTACTGTGTAAATGATCATGGAAAACCAGCTTTATTGGATGCCCCTCAATCTCAACATTCACGCCCTGGCTTTAGGGGCATTTCAAATGCCAATGACTCTGTACATCAGCTAAATGGAAAACTTGAATTTGGGTCCCTTGGTCCTGTTCCATTAAGAGTCTCCTTAGAGCAAAGCAGCAGGCATGAATCAACTAGTCCTAGTCAGCACAATGCTCCAACAATTGCTGTGAATCAGCGACCCTCACTGAGCATAAAATGTGAAAG GACTATTCAACCCTATCAGCTAAAAGACGAAGACGACTTCCCCCCGCTGAGCGGCTAA
- the LOC122023577 gene encoding uncharacterized protein LOC122023577 isoform X2, which produces MGDLQAWPPLANVGSLEEVCHPLQPHQLPVNPDPSVISAVNWQVAEKATQDVLRCIQPTVVSEHRRKSVVEYVQNLLKRCIGTEVFPFGSVPLKTYLPDGDIDLTAIGYPNSEDALANDVWSVLDGEERFKDAEFSVKDVQCINAEVKLVKCVVDNIVVDISFNQIGGLCTLCFLEKVDRKIGKDHLFKRSIILIKAWCYYESRVLGAHHGLISTYALETLVLYVFHLFHKSLDGPLAVLYRFLDLYSKFEWDKHCVSLQGLVSVSSLPELVVVDMANSNASDLLFSNAFIKECVEKFSAPSRFSETSSKVFSKKHLNIVDPLKQNNNLGRSVSKGNFYRIRSAFTYGARKLGRILQLPMENIASEIGTFFTSTLERHGTGERPDVLSASINSSDELERHGTGERPDVLSASPYSSDDLHTSTTTKSGLNGDVPVKDLDSDCREPASLEALDLTVVDSSASSSHDQIGDSPSEDASRAQHLFFYTENGSKDVILDTLNLRDATSKDTSLSKSKVPREEIYYETELLGTNKLWLRTNSMPGSTGSIHGSSRISWNSKLSEHSVNADFSSEDNGNTRNPKCGKLSDLIGEFDLHDRNLRYALESQGQEYFMNQYIVHVRGLSPQYQKQHSWNGIHHRSIYPHMAPNHLIPASPFSPTAYPMNQSMITGVYCAKDVQKRGTGTYFPDPNSRSYKERQSPGRRKNPVSPNHLSRSRNNGRLDGQQDRNLLEEGNDEPLSQPHSPVYCVNDHGKPALLDAPQSQHSRPGFRGISNANDSVHQLNGKLEFGSLGPVPLRVSLEQSSRHESTSPSQHNAPTIAVNQRPSLSIKCERTIQPYQLKDEDDFPPLSG; this is translated from the exons ATGGGCGACCTGCAGGCCTGGCCGCCACTCGCCAACGTAGGCTCTTTGGAAGAGGTTTGCCACCCGCTGCAGCCGCATCAGCTTCCGGTTAACCCTGACCCATCGGTGATCAGCGCGGTAAACTGGCAGGTTGCCGAGAAGGCGACCCAAGATGTTCTCCGGTGCATTCAACCGACCGTGGTGTCCGAGCATAGGCGGAAAAGCGTTGTCGAGTATGTGCAGAATCTTTTGAAGAGATGTATTGGAACTGAG GTGTTTCCATTTGGATCAGTTCCATTGAAGACTTATCTTCCTGATGGAGATATTGATCTTACTGCAATAGGCTATCCAAATTCTGAAGATGCTCTGGCAAATGATGTCTGGTCTGTTCTTGATGGAGAAGAACGGTTCAAGGATGCTGAATTTTCAGTAAAGGATGTACAGTGTATTAATGCAGAG GTTAAACTTGTTAAATGCGTTGTTGATAACATTGTTGTGGATATATCCTTCAATCAGATTGGTGGGCTTTGTACTCTTTGCTTTCTAGAGAAG GTTGATCGAAAAATTGGCAAGGACCATCTCTTCAAACGCAGTATAATATTGATAAAAGCTTGGTGCTACTATGAGAGTCGTGTTCTTGGTGCTCATCATGGTTTGATTTCTACATATGCACTGGAGACACTCGTGTTGTATGTTTTCCATCTCTTCCATAAATCTTTGGATGGTCCTTTAGCG GTTCTGTATAGGTTTCTGGACCTCTACAGCAAGTTTGAATGGGACAAGCACTGTGTCAGTTTACAAGGCTTGGTTTCTGTTTCATCATTGCCAGAACTAGTAGTAG TTGATATGGCAAACTCGAATGCGAGTGATTTACTGTTTAGCAATGCATTTATTAAGGAGTGTGTGGAGAAGTTTTCAGCTCCTTCAAGATTTTCAGAAACATCGTCCAAGGTGTTCTCAAAAAAGCACCTGAATATTGTGGACCCCCTAAAACAGAATAATAATCTTGGACGCAGTGTTAGCAAAG GTAACTTTTATCGTATACGAAGTGCATTTACTTATGGTGCTCGAAAACTTGGCCGGATACTTCAATTGCCTATGGAAAATATTGCTTCTGAAATTGGCACATTTTTTACAAGCACTCTGGAGAGGCATGGAACTGGAGAAAGACCAGATGTTCTATCTGCATCTATTAACTCATCAGATGAACTAGAGAGGCATGGAACCGGAGAAAGACCAGATGTTCTATCTGCATCTCCTTATTCATCAGATGATCTGCACACGAGCACTACAACGAAAAGTGGTCTCAATGGAGATGTTCCAGTTAAGGATTTGGATTCAGATTGCAGAGAGCCTGCTAGTTTAGAAGCTTTGGATTTGACTGTTGTTGATAGTTCTGCTTCTTCATCTCATGATCAGATTGGTGACTCACCATCAGAAGATGCTTCTCGTGCACAGCACTTATTCTTCTACACAGAAAATGGTTCTAAGGATGTGATACTTGATACTTTGAATTTGAGAGACGCCACAAGTAAAGATACATCTTTGAGCAAGTCTAAAGTCCCTAGGGAAGAAATCTACTATGAAACTGAGTTACTTGGTACTAATAAATTGTGGCTTAGAACCAACTCAATGCCTGGATCCACTGGAAGCATTCATGGGTCTTCAAGGATAAGTTGGAATTCCAAACTATCAGAACATTCAGTTAATGCAGATTTCTCAAGTGAGGACAATGGAAATACTAGAAATCCCAAGTGTGGCAAATTATCAGATCTCATTGGTGAATTCGATTTACATGATAGGAATCTCCGATATGCTTTGGAGTCACAGGGGCAAGAATATTTCATGAATCAATACATTGTCCATGTTCGTGGATTATCTCCTCAATATCAAAAGCAGCACTCATGGAATGGCATTCATCATAGGAGTATTTACCCTCATATGGCACCAAATCATCTGATTCCTGCATCGCCATTTTCTCCAACTGCCTACCCTATGAATCAATCAATGATAACTGGTGTTTATTGTGCTAAAGATGTCCAGAAAAGGGGAACTGGAACATACTTTCCTGATCCG AATTCTCGCTCATACAAAGAACGACAATCACCTGGGAGAAGAAAGAATCCAGTATCTCCAAATCATTTGTCAAGATCCCGCAATAACGGCCGTTTGGATGGGCAACAAGATAGGAACTTGCTAGAAGAAGGAAATGATGAACCATTGTCACAACCCCATTCACCTGTTTACTGTGTAAATGATCATGGAAAACCAGCTTTATTGGATGCCCCTCAATCTCAACATTCACGCCCTGGCTTTAGGGGCATTTCAAATGCCAATGACTCTGTACATCAGCTAAATGGAAAACTTGAATTTGGGTCCCTTGGTCCTGTTCCATTAAGAGTCTCCTTAGAGCAAAGCAGCAGGCATGAATCAACTAGTCCTAGTCAGCACAATGCTCCAACAATTGCTGTGAATCAGCGACCCTCACTGAGCATAAAATGTGAAAG GACTATTCAACCCTATCAGCTAAAAGACGAAGACGACTTCCCCCCGCTGAGCGGCTAA